Proteins found in one Silene latifolia isolate original U9 population unplaced genomic scaffold, ASM4854445v1 scaffold_20.1, whole genome shotgun sequence genomic segment:
- the LOC141638265 gene encoding uncharacterized protein LOC141638265 codes for MPAAVGGKPVPSEPSKLKEPTYCAECGAKKFEYEAKGMCCSNGDIKLAFNEYPEELIRLFTARDKESLHFQKISRLYNNLLSCSSLGGTFGSKTLKGIFVFKTQGQAYHNLPDLIPMDSIPTYLQLYFYDAQHERENRLGLFPNLKEEIITLLMGLMDDNPYGKFFRSLKEIEVTQDTRIVLKTDPGHDQRVYNAPTSDEVAVLWPDNTVIQENADRHIIAY; via the coding sequence ATGCCAGCTGCAGTGGGTGGGAAACCAGTGCCATCAGAGCCAAGCAAATTGAAAGAACCAACCTATTGTGCAGAATGTGGAGCAAAGAAATTTGAATATGAAGCAAAGGGTATGTGTTGTAGCAATGGTGATATCAAACTGGCGTTTAATGAATATCCAGAAGAACTGATACGGCTTTTTACTGCTAGAGATAAGGAATCGTtgcattttcaaaaaatttcaaggtTGTATAATAACCTCTTATCTTGCAGCTCTTTGGGAGGTACTTTTGGTTCAAAGACTTTGAAGGGGATATTTGTTTTCAAGACACAGGGACAAGCTTATCATAATTTGCCTGATCTAATCCCCATGGATAGTATTCCTACATATCTACAATTATACTTCTACGATGCTCAGCATGAACGGGAAAATCGGTTAGGATTGTTCCCTAATTTGAAGGAAGAAATAATTACCCTTCTTATGGGCCTGATGGATGATAATCCATATGGCAAATTCTTTAGATCTTTGAAGGAGATAGAGGTCACTCAGGATACAAGGATAGTGCTTAAGACTGACCCAGGTCATGATCAACGTGTGTATAATGCACCTACATCTGATGAAGTTGCTGTTCTTTGGCCAGATAATACAGTTATACAAGAAAATGCAGATCGTCATATCATTGCCTACTGA
- the LOC141638266 gene encoding uncharacterized protein LOC141638266: MSTSNSTRNSSKVVPNCWCGIPAAVKTSWTFQNPGRKFIACKFYNPETDMRGCRFFNWIDEDMTYWQRSVINDLLKEQKSLKNELKKQNKEVDDAKKLTFELEMLKKETKRNKFMLGLMFLVIFVLYGKMG, from the coding sequence ATGTCCACCTCAAACTCGACAAGAAATTCGTCAAAGGTTGTTCCCAACTGCTGGTGCGGCATTCCCGCTGCTGTGAAAACTTCATGGACCTTCCAAAATCCGGGTCGAAAGTTCATTGCGTGCAAGTTCTACAATCCAGAGACGGATATGCGTGGTTGCAGGTTCTTCAATTGGATTGATGAAGACATGACTTATTGGCAAAGAAGTGTTATCAACGATTTGTTGAAAGAACAAAAGAGTCTTAAAAATGAATTGAAGAAACAAAATAAAGAGGTAGATGATGCAAAGAAGCTGACTTTTGAGTTGGAGATGCTAAAGAAAGAGACAAAGAGGAACAAATTCATGTTAGGTTTAATGTTTCTTGTAATCTTTGTACTGTATGGAAAGATGGGTTAG